The following are encoded together in the Eleftheria terrae genome:
- a CDS encoding GFA family protein has product MSADAMAGGCQCGAVRYRIVGAPALTALCHCTMCRRAHAAPVVAWALYEAAQVAFEGEPPRSFESSPGCRRSFCARCGTPLAFTATYLPGLVDIAIGSLDQPAAVAPAFHYWDSERLPWLQPGDELPRHPAFPPMDDTAAGS; this is encoded by the coding sequence ATGTCAGCTGATGCCATGGCAGGAGGTTGCCAATGCGGCGCCGTGCGCTACCGCATCGTGGGCGCGCCTGCACTGACCGCGCTGTGCCACTGCACCATGTGCCGCCGGGCCCATGCCGCGCCGGTCGTTGCCTGGGCCCTGTATGAGGCCGCCCAGGTGGCCTTCGAGGGCGAGCCGCCACGGAGTTTCGAGTCGTCGCCGGGATGCCGGCGCAGCTTCTGCGCGCGTTGCGGCACGCCCCTGGCCTTCACGGCCACCTACCTGCCGGGCCTGGTGGACATTGCCATCGGCAGCCTGGACCAGCCCGCAGCGGTGGCACCGGCCTTCCACTACTGGGACTCCGAGCGCCTGCCGTGGCTGCAACCCGGCGACGAGCTGCCACGCCATCCGGCGTTTCCGCCCATGGACGACACGGCGGCAGGCTCCTGA